One segment of Pricia mediterranea DNA contains the following:
- a CDS encoding DUF5458 family protein: protein MAQPQPQTQQKSVQQGDKPYAERIKQKSDEFVKYGGYDLLESAIDGVQNMNPDRKARRKMFLTENSKKQERRDLLKTLQLWSDTLKSGDDIIALVQSADDKSQKSKQVLTKNLKSALDETRELETSYRSIALFYKNTDQPSLKNVSVINAELEQLTDLDNTRFFDHIREELVDKYDRLDLRENYGLMVLPGYLGSKSVVDKWAKAAHENKVTLITDFAHLDEPDDVMEMFESANLAGADMYLSNTIMTCNWLVGRGRHDEVGEEDDVHVPPSGALAGKIYKTLMSQVTAGKKHGGLSEVDGVRFDLRKSEIANLENLGLVPMVNEYGKVMAFSAKTLFNGDNLGLQTYSVVRVFDYVAKVLMDFLNRRAFENFNTKTRNEIQAQIVRFLDAITGPDKLIENFEIRRFEQDQNQKDRIYMDVRLKPYFPAKNFLIKMDGQKGDEGTDWDTEYTQQ from the coding sequence ATGGCCCAACCCCAACCCCAAACCCAACAGAAGTCCGTTCAGCAAGGCGACAAGCCGTACGCGGAACGGATAAAGCAGAAGTCGGATGAATTCGTCAAGTACGGCGGATATGATCTATTGGAATCCGCAATCGACGGGGTGCAGAACATGAACCCCGATCGAAAGGCGCGGCGAAAGATGTTCCTCACCGAAAACAGCAAAAAACAGGAGCGTCGCGATTTGCTAAAGACCTTACAGCTTTGGTCCGACACCTTAAAATCGGGTGATGATATCATCGCCTTGGTACAATCCGCCGACGACAAGTCGCAGAAATCAAAGCAGGTGCTTACCAAAAACCTAAAATCGGCCTTGGATGAAACACGCGAGCTGGAAACCTCGTACCGCTCCATAGCCCTGTTCTACAAAAACACCGATCAGCCATCGCTAAAGAACGTGTCCGTCATCAATGCGGAACTCGAGCAGCTGACCGATCTTGACAATACCCGGTTCTTTGATCATATCAGGGAAGAACTGGTCGATAAATATGACCGTTTAGACCTCCGGGAGAACTACGGACTAATGGTTTTACCCGGCTATTTGGGGTCAAAATCCGTTGTCGATAAATGGGCCAAGGCGGCCCATGAGAACAAAGTGACCCTGATTACCGATTTCGCACATTTGGATGAGCCCGACGATGTGATGGAAATGTTCGAAAGTGCCAATCTCGCCGGTGCCGATATGTACCTTTCCAATACCATTATGACCTGTAATTGGTTGGTTGGCCGCGGCAGACACGACGAGGTCGGCGAAGAAGACGATGTACATGTTCCGCCTTCGGGTGCGCTGGCCGGTAAAATTTACAAGACTTTGATGTCACAGGTCACCGCCGGCAAGAAACACGGCGGGCTTAGTGAGGTCGATGGCGTGCGCTTCGATTTGAGAAAAAGCGAAATCGCCAATTTGGAAAACCTCGGGCTGGTACCCATGGTCAACGAATACGGCAAAGTGATGGCCTTTTCCGCCAAGACCCTGTTCAATGGAGATAATCTCGGGCTGCAGACCTATTCCGTCGTCCGTGTTTTCGATTATGTCGCGAAGGTGTTGATGGATTTCCTGAACCGGAGGGCCTTTGAGAATTTCAATACCAAGACCCGCAACGAGATACAGGCACAGATCGTTCGCTTTTTAGATGCCATTACCGGTCCCGATAAACTGATCGAAAACTTCGAGATCCGTCGATTCGAGCAGGACCAGAACCAAAAGGACCGTATTTATATGGATGTGCGTTTGAAACCCTACTTTCCGGCCAAGAATTTCTTGATTAAAATGGACGGACAAAAGGGGGACGAAGGTACCGATTGGGATACGGAATATACACAGCAGTAG
- a CDS encoding DUF4138 domain-containing protein, whose protein sequence is MKNSTIFFLLSVFFGAGCHGQEQHTVPISVMVNAHTTLTLFFPSPISRTIAPAANFEFKYDNDEPQMGLLSGNQGKSSNLTVITENGHIYSFAIEYSDSIEKFNFILSPEMAVGRLPNHTSKPEDNKQGEPGSKPRIEMGEVNDSASVEPVVTASNNPAEISSEVLPNKLEIPVQPGDAGIPLRASIADEEFHQKSKYNPKGLGHGEEDLYDVDRNEYYRIFCENNYLQKTIFLRTFRQNKRIVLKLNNILIDREEIYFVLQIENNSRKEYHVNGLSFFRKSGVGQLQKIMKPRYVFNLQDKIDPKGINEVVLVFNRFTISGKEEVYVVLDELDTNRMVLLPLDNKQINAPTN, encoded by the coding sequence ATGAAGAACAGCACTATTTTCTTCCTTTTGAGTGTGTTTTTTGGTGCTGGATGCCATGGGCAAGAGCAGCATACTGTACCCATATCGGTGATGGTCAACGCCCATACGACCTTGACCCTCTTTTTTCCATCCCCCATTTCCCGGACCATCGCTCCTGCGGCAAACTTTGAGTTCAAATATGATAACGATGAGCCCCAGATGGGACTTTTAAGCGGTAACCAAGGCAAATCGAGCAATCTTACGGTAATTACTGAAAACGGACATATCTATTCCTTCGCCATCGAGTATTCCGATAGTATAGAAAAGTTCAACTTTATATTGTCTCCCGAGATGGCGGTGGGGCGGCTTCCCAATCATACTTCGAAACCCGAAGACAACAAACAAGGAGAACCAGGGTCGAAACCGCGGATAGAAATGGGCGAGGTCAACGATAGTGCATCCGTTGAACCCGTGGTTACGGCATCCAACAATCCAGCGGAAATATCATCCGAAGTCCTTCCTAATAAGTTAGAAATCCCTGTCCAACCCGGTGATGCCGGAATACCCCTTCGAGCTTCTATTGCGGATGAAGAATTTCATCAAAAATCCAAATACAATCCTAAAGGGCTGGGCCACGGCGAAGAGGACCTGTACGATGTCGATAGAAATGAATACTACCGGATATTCTGCGAAAACAACTATCTGCAAAAAACGATTTTCTTGCGCACTTTCCGGCAGAACAAGAGGATTGTGCTCAAATTAAACAATATTTTGATCGATCGCGAGGAGATCTATTTTGTGCTTCAAATCGAAAATAATTCCCGCAAGGAATATCATGTCAACGGTTTAAGTTTTTTCCGAAAATCAGGGGTCGGACAGCTGCAGAAAATCATGAAACCCAGATATGTTTTCAACCTGCAGGATAAGATCGATCCCAAAGGCATCAACGAGGTCGTATTGGTCTTTAACCGATTTACGATATCCGGCAAGGAAGAAGTCTATGTCGTGTTGGATGAATTGGATACCAATAGAATGGTGCTATTGCCGTTGGATAACAAACAGATAAACGCCCCCACCAATTGA
- a CDS encoding conjugal transfer protein TraO, producing the protein MLILFPLMAVGQSYSNTLSVHAGIFGEGYGGEITYNTNLSESSFTQVGLEVSMADYKFGETSLPYSSFTANYSYFLTVYSKNRRTQSLSLGGGAVAGYELANNGNDAITNVVFVDGQSKFIYGGVASIDLDIIVSEHVSLVVKSSQFYHVNSDFGKFTNFSGMGLRYYFNL; encoded by the coding sequence ATGTTGATCCTTTTTCCCCTGATGGCGGTCGGGCAAAGCTATTCCAATACTCTTTCGGTGCATGCAGGTATTTTTGGGGAAGGCTATGGCGGGGAGATTACCTATAATACCAATCTCAGCGAAAGCAGCTTTACCCAGGTCGGTCTCGAAGTCAGTATGGCGGATTACAAATTTGGCGAGACCAGTTTACCCTATTCCAGTTTTACGGCAAACTATTCTTATTTCCTGACGGTGTATAGTAAAAACCGCCGGACGCAGTCCCTCAGCCTTGGGGGCGGGGCCGTCGCGGGCTACGAACTCGCCAATAACGGCAATGATGCCATTACGAATGTCGTCTTCGTCGATGGACAAAGTAAATTTATTTACGGGGGAGTGGCCAGCATAGACCTCGATATCATCGTTAGCGAACATGTTTCGTTAGTGGTAAAATCCTCACAATTTTACCATGTGAACAGTGATTTTGGCAAGTTCACCAACTTTTCCGGGATGGGACTGCGGTATTATTTTAATCTTTAG